The genomic region GAACATTCCAGTTGTAAGAAGAAGCTCTGGCCACTGAAGCAATGGAGTAAGTTACATTGTCTCCCGGACATACTTTTGATGGTCCTGATATAGATGGAGGTCCAACTGGTGCTGTGTAATTCATGTCAACCTGTACGCTGGCAGTTGCAATTCCACCACAAGGAGTTGTTGCAGTCACAGTCATTGGTCCGCTAATTCCATTGTGTATGGCTTGTCCTGTCCAGCTTACAAAGATGGAGTTTGTTCCTTGTCCATTGACGATAGTCATGCCAGCAGGAAGTGACCATGTGTAGCTGCTTGCACCAGGGGCAGGTGCAATACTAAAGGTGGCAATATTGAAGATGACCGGTACACATTGTTGTGCAGGACCGCTGATGCTGCCTAAAGGAATAATTACGTTGTCGTCAGTTAAGCCATTACAGTCGTCATCAATTCCATTACAGATTTCAATAGCTGCCGGATTTATAGCTGCATTGTTGTCGTCGCAATCAGTATTGTCAACCACATAACCTACAGGAGCACCGTCGCAAGTTGAAACAGAAACAGCAAGGTTACCGAAACTATCACCATCTGCATCTGCATAGTAAGTTACGAATACCAGACCGTCATCGGTTCAACCGTTACAGTTATCATCGATACCGTTACATACTTCAGCAGCACCGGGGTTGATGGCAGCCACCGCATCGTTACAATCGTTATTAGAAGCTACACCACAAGCTACAGGAGCACCGGCACCGTAAGTGTCACCGTCCAGATCAGCATAGAGGAGTTGAGCATCGTCGCAATCTGTATTGTCGATTACATAACCTACAGGAGCACCATCGCAAGTTGAAACAAAAACAGCAAGGTTACCGAAACCATCACCATCTGCATCAGCATAGTAAGTTACGAATACCAGACCGTCATCGGTTAAACCGTTACAGTTATCGTCAATGTTATTACAAACTTCAGTAGCGGCGGGGTTCACAACGGCAGCATTATCGTCGCAGTCACCATCCACCAGTACAGAACCGGCAATCGGAGCACAGGAAGAGGTAGCAGCACCGGCACCGTAACCATCGTTATCACCATCTACATAGTAGTTGAGGAATACCAGACCGTCATCGGTTAAACCGTTACAGTTATCGTCAATGTTATTACAAACTTCAGTAGCGGCGGGGTTCACAGCAGCAGTGTTGTCGTCGCAGTCACCATCCACCAGTACAGAACCGGCAATCGGAGCACAGGAAGAGGTAGCAGCACCGGCACCGTAACCATCGTTATCACCATCTACATAGTAGTTGAGGAATACCAGACCGTCATCGGTTAAACCGTTACAGTTATCGTCAATGTTATTACAAATTTCAGTAGCAGCAGGGTTCACAGTAGCAGCGTTGTCGTCGCAATCAGTAGCATCGGCAACATAACCTAAAGGAGCAACACATGCCTGAACAGAGACTGCAGCATTACCATAAGAATCACCATCGGCATCCCAAGAAGGTTGCAATACACCTCGTCAATGGACCCATCGCAATCGTCATCGATAGAGTTACAAACTTCAGTAGCGGCGGGGTTCACAACGGCAGCATTATCGTCGCAGTCACCATCCACCAGTACAGAACCGGCAATCGGAGCACAGGAAGAGGTAGCAGCACCGGCACCGTAACCATCGTTATCACCATCTACATAGTAGTTGAGGAATACCAGGCCGTCATCGGTTAAACCGTTACAGTTATCGTCAATGTTACAAACTTC from Bacteroidota bacterium harbors:
- a CDS encoding putative metal-binding motif-containing protein — protein: MQPSWDADGDSYGNAAVSVQACVAPLGYVADATDCDDNAATVNPAATEICNNIDDNCNGLTDDGLVFLNYYVDGDNDGYGAGAATSSCAPIAGSVLVDGDCDDNTAAVNPAATEVCNNIDDNCNGLTDDGLVFLNYYVDGDNDGYGAGAATSSCAPIAGSVLVDGDCDDNAAVVNPAATEVCNNIDDNCNGLTDDGLVFVTYYADADGDGFGNLAVFVSTCDGAPVGYVIDNTDCDDAQLLYADLDGDTYGAGAPVACGVASNNDCNDAVAAINPGAAEVCNGIDDNCNG
- a CDS encoding putative metal-binding motif-containing protein encodes the protein MVNIDDNCNGLTDDGLVFLNYYVDGDNDGYGAGAATSSCAPIAGSVLVDGDCDDNTAAVNPAATEVCNIDDNCNGLTDDGLVFLNYYVDGDNDGYGAGAATSSCAPIAGSVLVDGDCDDNAAVVNPAATEVCNSIDDDCDGSIDEVYCNLLGMPMVILMVMLQSLFRHVLLL